The stretch of DNA GAAAGTTTCATAAGATTCTATTCTAATCCAATATGTTGAAGTCATGCAATGTGAAACAGCCAAATTCAGACTAACAACATCTTTGAAATAATAGCAGCAGCAGTAAATTCACCTGCAGGTAGTATGCATGCTTCCAAACATCTATTCCAATCAGCAGGACCAAAGCTGATCCTCTAGTTATAAGTGGATCCTGTAAAGTTTTATGTCAACAAACATAATTTCAGTCActcataaaatttaaagaacaaaaaatagaatatctAATGCACCTTGGAATCATTGAAAAGCTAAGAGGACATAACGCTTACTAAcaaatattactaattttttcACTCAGATTTTCTATCACCTAAAATGTTTAAGTATTCACCATTGAATTACCATTTTCACATAAACGCGCACATAGTAGCAAAAATGTTCTTAAAGTCTCAACTGCAAGTAGCATCAAACTACTCAGGCACATAACATGCAtctatattctttaaaaaatgactTAAACAGCATAGCTTTGATGACCATACCTGGTCTAAGAGCTGCTCCCACTCTTTATCCAGTGCAAGCCACTGTctagaattcaattaattatataattcccCATTAATTGATTTATGAGATCCATCCAATATATTCAGAATCTGATGTAACTCAGAGAATAGCTAAAATAAGTTTTTGAACACTTATAACCTATCCAAAGCCTTGCAAATTAGAAGCACCTTCTACATTGACTTTCTGAATCAACGCGTCAAGAGAACCATACTATGTGTCAATGGCTAACCCCAGGGAAGGCTTTGGCGGCGAACCACCTAGTTCATATCATAATAGTCTCATAAATGTGATCAGGGACCCACAAAACGACATCGAATGAAACTGAATAATCAATTGCTCACACAAGAaaccaaataaacaaaaaaacaataatgATAACTTCGTTTGGGTAGCGAAGATATCTCAacatttttcaagtattctcgtacggatgaaaatactccacatgccaaacacaGTGAACCATCTTCATATCAAAGTCTCtccaaaaatcactataatatttatcattattatatataaataaaaaataaaatcgctataatatctattattattatatataaataaaaaataaaattactataatatttatcactattatatataaataaaaaataaaatcaccataatatttatcactattatatatatataaaataaaatcaccataatatttatcactattatatataaataaaaaataaaatcactataatatttatcactattatatataaataagaaataaaatcgctataatatttatcaatattaaattaaaaaaaattaaaattgctataatatttatcactattatatataaaaaataaataaaatcactataatatttctcactattatatataaataaaatcatcattgaaaaaaatcaatcattgatgagacccacacatttttcaattatctatccaaaagtcaacaacttaacatacttcatacatccaaacaactcaaaatactctcaatgggacccataaacccacttcaatctatactcataactattcataaacattctcaacacttctcaagtattctcactacccaaacgtagttACTTTAACGGTTGACAGATTTTTCCAGATAATCGAGTGGTTTATTTGACCTTTTCCACAAAGATTTGGCAAGAGCTAAATGCTAAGAATTCAAAATTTGTTGGCTTTACTTTTATCTCAGTACGAAAGCATTTTTTATACTTTCAATTGATGCAGGGATTAGAAAATACCAGAAGAGAGTACAAAACGGCGCTACGACCAAATCCTTCACTCCaaagagcagagagagagatgaaaccTCCACCGTTAAATTTGATGGCGCTCTGAAGCCAAACGGTGGTGGAAGAATCAGCCATGGTGAGGGGGTGTTCGAGGCGAATGAGGGGTCTTGTGGGTGAATATCCTCCATGCGTGATGGGTCTCATGATGGATTTGGGTGGTATTGGTGGTTGTCTTTGTAGATCTGGATAGATGTGGTGGTTTGCTGGTGGTGGTTTTTAGTGTTTGGGCACGGTTGGGCTTCGGTATTGGTATTTGGTGGTTTCTGGACAGAGGGTCGACGAAGGCAAAATAGAGAGTGAATAGAGGTGGAATAGCTGCAAATGGAGACAGCGAGTGGCGTCGCTGGTAGCTACCGAGACTAAAAAGGAGAGAAATAAGGAATTATCACTCTTATACCAAGCGACAAGCggtgggaaaaaaaattcaaaatttgataagaGCGGTTAAAGCGgtggaaaacaaaaagaaaaaaaaaatagaatctcaaGAAAAGGCTCTCGACAAGAAGACAAAGACACACTCTGAATCAAGAAACATAGTCCGCAACCAAAGAAGATGAAAATCACTCATAACAATTGGCAAGCGGTGAAGGCGgtggggaaaaaaataaaattcaaaatctgaTAAGAgtggtggaaaaggaaaaaaaaaattaagaattacgAAAAAGAAGGAGATTAAGAAGGAAAGAAGGAGATTTTGAAAAGCTAAAGGATCGAAGGCTCTCAAGAAGAAGACAAGGAAAAGCTCTCGAAAGCTGAAGGATGGAAGACTCCGaataagaagacaaaaaaacaaattgaaaatggACAGAGTGGAAAGCGAGAGAATTTGAGGtggtgagaatttgagaaagcgGTGGAAAACGAGAGAAGGAAAATTTAGCAGTTGAAGCGGTAGACAAGacgaaaaaaaatttgaagcggtaaacaaatgtaaaaaaaaaaatcgagaagGCGGTGGAAAACGtgagaaaaaaatgtagaatCGTGATAAAATTGACACAGAAATTTgagagacagagaaagaaaTTGTAAATTCAGAAACAAGGACATAAACGAGAaacatgagaaaataaaatagaaaaagatgaACCAAAATAATGAAGGACGCatcaataaaatgaatataaaagcaggggcaaaaaaaaaaaaaagtgaaagacaaataagagaaatgaacaaaaaagtagggataaaaaggataaaaagataaacaaagGGATATAGCAGgggcaaaaatgaaaaaaaaaaaaaaaaaaagataaatcaaGGGGCAAAACTGTATGTAGAAGCAAgagtaaaaatggaaaaaaaaaaatagaccaaggaatataaaaggaaaataaatataaaaacaaggataaaaagagaaaaaaaataaaccaagagGTGCTGCTTATTAATTGGcataataagatatatataatgtattgagtataattatattttggttCCTCCAATATATTATGCTCGTTAGTCGTTTTCTCTCCCTCCACTCTCTGAACATTCTGTCTACTTCACACGTGAAAGATTGTAGGGTATTATTGAATATGAGCAAACTTAAATGAAAAGTTATATTACTTTTATCTCAAACATTTTTCACTGGAGACGTTTAGTTACGGAGATGActtataaaattcttaaaaattattataattttattcttaaatattattaaaacataaaataattttcaatttcaaatttttaaaattttcatctaaagaTCACCTAATCATTATCGAAATAAACAACTagtacaacttttacaaactttaaaaataatattaaaaatatttattcaaacaattttttaattttataatattttcgttgaattttttctcttatatttctaaaaatccaagaaaacatttaaattcaaaccattttactaatattcataaatttccGAAACATTCCAATCATCCAATTCGACATTACTcactttccattttctttattGCACATATCTTTTTTTCTAGCCAAGAGAACCATAATAAAAggaaatgataataatattctcttttttttgtgACAGGATTTTGCACATATTCTCTTTTTCCTATCCATCAGTTCTCTCGGTTTTAGGCTTTAGCTGCTTAGCACTTCCACGGAGAAGTTTATCTTCTGTCTCCAACCAACATCATCTGGACAATTCAGATAATTTcccatcttttagttttatgcAAGCCCAACCTTTCTTCTTATTTGGTATGATTTCCTAACAACGAATATTACCTACCGGCTACcacctcttattttatttccattCTACTATAATAAAGTGGTATTATTGCCcatcaacttttaaatttttctttaaataaaagtatgatctagtaataataaaaatgtcacATTTTACATAGTGTGATGAGAGTGGAACATCAGTGTGGTATgttacattatttatttttttctattacaaatgagtaatactatatactacactagaagtaatgttacatataacaTTTATATCACAATAAGTAAAATgtgacatttttattattactgGATCATCcttatattttttggaaaaaaaatcaaggatCAATGGACAGTGTCACCATATCGTAGTgatataaaaatgagatgagaatgtaGTACATAGAGAGATTTATTACCCACTAACAAACATCATACCCATATACAACATTGGCATCCAATTCCATGGattcatttattttgtaaaattgcataatttgagaggaaaagaaaaggagttTGATAGACCTGATTGCATTGCTCCTCACAACAATCACTGATGTCTGCATCTCCCTTTTTTGTGCCTTGGTCAACAATGGTATTATTTTCCAAGATATAGCTTTGCAAATATCTAGAAGAGAATGTCATCATTAAGACTGTTCAACCGGGCTAGATTTTTTCCCGATTCTAGTTAGGTTTTTGGCCCGGGTCAAATTCGGGCCGAAACCCGCATTCTAATAATCGAGTTCATCCGGTCCGGACTCGGGTACGAAACCTAGGTTCCATAAAAAACACCAAGTACCGCCCAGGTTTGTATAAATTGGAAGAGACGTAACCCTAGCCGCTTCATCTAATCTCGCATCCGTCTGACTCTGAGACTCGcccatccatctctctctctctatctcacaTCCGCTTCCATCAATCcatccccctctctctctctttgactCTCGCTGACTCGCTGAAACCGTAGTATCTTTGTCGAGCAAAGCTCCGTCACTCATTGAAGAGAGTGAATCTAAGGTCTTTTTCAGtgatttcatcttcttcttacTGTTTCTTTTGGGGCTCGAAGGTCTTCCCTCAGTACCGATTGAAGAAATCTCGTCATCTTCATGACCTCATTGTCGTCGCCGACTTTCTGTCATCCTCTTGTCCCCAAGGTTTGTTCTTTGTGATTTGGGTAACATTTGTGTAGAAAATGAAGTACCAAGGAAATATTTCTTTGTAACATTTGtgtagaaaatgaaaagaaaatgaaaaggggaaaaaaaaacctcatcCTTACAACAACAAGTAGTACTGGTCTTGGCTTGCTTTCTTTGCAACagtttttttaggattttttccttttattactTTGTTGATTCGGGTCTgttttgatgaaaatgtttGAATGGAAGAATCTTTGAtagatttggattttttttttttttgttaaacatgggTATTAAGTATATGCTGCTCAACATGGGTATAAGTAGGTTGCAGTGGACTTGGTTGTGTTCTTGAGAGCTGAAAATGATTGGCGGTTATGCAGCCTCCTGTCTGTAGCTTAAATCTCTTCTTTGTATGTTGGTAGTGAAGCTGTTAAAacttattgttttttatttattaaattggtGTGGTTTATGGTTGACAGTTATGCACCCTCATGTCTGTAGCATGTATATAGCTTTAGATAGCAGACCATTAGCCCTTTGTTTCTTTTACTTGCATAACTGTCAACCATAAGGTAGGATAAGCTATAACTCTCTTTTGACATAACATGGAACTGACTTCTATTTCTGCATATCGCTTGCAAGAAttgtaattaatgataatgtcataaattataatgtttcctATGGTCATCTAAAGATAGCATCATCTGCCATGATTCTCTTCTTATGTCCCCAAAGGAGAAAGTGTTCCATTCCATTCCTTCATACAAGTACATGGGTTTATTCTGAATAGAGTGTAGATTTGTCTTGTGATGTGTGACTCAGATTTAATGAATTGTGAACCTAACATGCTGTCTCTATCCTGCATTAGGTGGGGATTCCTTTCACATGCAGGTATGTGGGTAAAAGCCATTTCTTGCATTATATGCCCTTCATGTATTTCCGTTCACAGGAACATGTATTTGGAGTATCATGGCTTACTGAATTGGTTTTGAATTGCTTTATTAAATGGTTTGGTTGATAGATTGAGTTTGATATTATGCATTCTCTTGTGCAGACTCTTGCTCTTGATTCACATTCGTATTACCAATCTCAGTTCAAAGTTCAATGGGACTGCCAATGAGAACTAACCGCAACATTTGAGAACTAACCCCAAAGAGTCACTGAGTTGGAATACTGGATTAAAAGTTGATGATGGAAGACCATGCAACTGATTGtaaaattcatatattataattttgtaatttttgtgtttcataatgtaatgtataaatataaaataatgtaatatgtagtgcattgtgtgttgcatgcattttacatgatgaatattgtatttattttcttttgcatgcatttagttaaaatggTATTTAGGTTGtaactttagttattttttacctaaaatttagttttccatTTTGATACATTTTTATCATTATGGACAATGTTCCAttagtattatgctttttaacagaaatataggcttttagataaaattaaaaaaaaaaaaaaaacattatgcttttcaacatcatcatttaaaaaaaaaaaaaaagttaataacctggaattttgtttaaaaaaaaaaaaatccaagtagAACCCAGAACCCGGATTTCCGAGTTTAAAAAACTCGGATTCATCCGGGTTTCAGCCCGGGTTATAACCCAGCTAATCCAGCCCATAACCCAACTCGGGTTTGAAATTCGGGTTCCGAGCCAGGTATACCCAAAtacccggtccggaacccggatgaacagccCTAGTCATCATATTGCTTGTAACACTAGAACCTCCACTTCCTCCAATGCATAATTCCCCAATGACAATCTAAAAGCCAAAAACACATCCCATTTCAGCACTTGGAAAGTTCCAGACAATCACAATCTTATAATCCGAGTGAGGTGGAGGTGATGATATTGGCTTAGCATATGGGCATTATGCTTTCAAAGGAAATCCTTTGTACCCGTTGCACGAAGCTTTAGAAAATGTAGCAGATTGCTTGATCAGTACAATCTCCCCACCAATTTGCACAGAAATCTTCCTTGTGGAAGAGctcctaaaataaaataaaatccaattgCGTAAAGTTGCTCCTGACGATCATTGATGTCGTCACACCAAATTTCTGTGTGCAATTCTGGGACAATATTCTTTTCTAAGATACAGCTTCGGAAAGATCTTAAAAAGAATGTCATCAACTTGTTCACTATACCAAAACCTCCACCTCCTCCAGAACATAAGGGGCCTAACAACAATCCCAAAGCCAAAaacaaatcccaattcaacacTTAGGGAATTCCactcaaatcccaattcaacacTTAGGGAATTCCACTCAATCACACTCTCAGAGTTGGAATGAGTTTCTTCCAATGTTGGAGGTGAGGATGTTGCCTTTTCGTCTGTGCACTTTTCTTTCAAAGGGAAGCCACACAATCCTTTGTTCCCTCTATAAAAAGTTTCTAGGAATGTACCAAATTGCTGGATGAGTAGAATTCTTCCCACCTATTGATTGAATGAAAGGTTAAGGACGGATAGAAATGTAAGATCATCTGCGAGTTGTACAGGAATCTCACCAGTAAGTTTGTTACTTGAGAGATCTAGTGACTCGAGATGACTCAATTTTCTCAAAGATGGAGGCATTCGGCCTGTAAAAGATTTATGCGACATGTTGAGAATATATGGTAATTTCAGTTCTCCGATTTCTCCGAGTATTGGCCCCTTGAAATTGTTGCATGATAAGTCAAGGGAGGTGAAGACAGTGAGAATCTTCACCAGTTCCACCACAAGACCTTTGATGGTAATTGCTATCGTATCTTTATAATGAAGAGCAGcaaaattatctttataatGAAGAGCAGCAAAATCATCATCGAATCGAAGGTGATTCAGCTCTGATTGAATCCAAAGTTCATCAGCCATCATTGCCTTCCAAGTAGAAAAGACATTTGTTGGAAGTTTACCACCGAAGTTTTTTGAccccaagtctaaaatttgaagCATTGACCAGGTGGCATTAGAACTTAGACAACCTACTGGGCCATGAAATCTGTTAAATCGCAAAATAAGGACACGCAACATGGATCCATTCTTCAAGTGGCATGGGAAAGTGTCCTTCATGTTGTTGTTCCCAATGTCCAAGACCTCCAACAGTCTGCAATTGGCTAAAGATTTTGGTACCTTTCCTTCCAGTTGGCTTTTGTTGAGAGCTAAAGTTTGTAGACTACATTTTCTTGCAAATGTATAAGAAACTATACCAGTGAGATTGTTTCTCTTTAGATTCAGCACTGCTAGAGGCCCTCTTGTCCCAGTCAAGCATTGGGGAATCTTGCCACTAAATGAATTGTTAGACATGTCTAGAATTTCAAGACTTGTAGCATTACATACTGATTTAGGGATATTACCATAGAATTTATTGCTTGAAATCGAGAATAAAATAGCATCATAAAGCAAGTTACCGATGCTCCTTGGTATATGGCAAAGCAAAAATAGTTCCTTGAGAAATCCAAGTATAGGACTCCTGGCTGAAAAACTGGGAGTGGCCCTTGGAGCTGGCTGGATTGAAGGTCTACAATCCACAAAGTAGAAGATTGAGCAAAGGTCTACGATTCACCAGGTGGTCATGAGACATATTTAACTCAGAGAGACTAGGAAGATGCCAGATCCAGTCGGTATTTCTTGGTGAATTTGGATGTCTGAGATGTCCAGGCTATCTAAATAGGATTGGTTTCTCAAGCAATCAGGAAATGTTTTCAACTTGCTGGAAGCAggcttaatttttaaatttgagaagaaGGGAATAATGAGGAACTAGTTCCATCACATTCAATCAACAAGTTATTGTGTGGGAGATCAAGCTCAAAAAGATTGCCCAACTGCTGAAACATGTTAAGCTACAAGGAGCCGCTGAAGTTgtttgaagaaagtgagagggTTTCAAGACCTTGGAGTTTAAAGATAGACATGGGTATCGGACCTTCCAAGTTGTTGCTATTTAAATCAGGGGTGTTCAGTAGGTAAGACGACATGTTGGAAAACTCATTTAGTTGACCagaaaatcaatttttgaaaagagagaatTTCTGCAATGATGGAAGTGAAAACAAAGAAACCGGAATACTCCCTTCAAGTGAGTTGCTACTCAAGTCAAAATTTTCGAGTTTCAGAAGTCCAACCCATCGAGTGGAAGTAATCTCACCTGTT from Juglans regia cultivar Chandler chromosome 4, Walnut 2.0, whole genome shotgun sequence encodes:
- the LOC108995134 gene encoding receptor-like protein 43 is translated as MSNNSFSGKIPQCLTGTRGPLAVLNLKRNNLTGIVSYTFARKCSLQTLALNKSQLEGKVPKSLANCRLLEVLDIGNNNMKDTFPCHLKNGSMLRVLILRFNRFHGPVGCLSSNATWSMLQILDLGSKNFGGKLPTNVFSTWKAMMADELWIQSELNHLRFDDDFAALHYKDNFAALHYKDTIAITIKGLVVELVKILTVFTSLDLSCNNFKGPILGEIGELKLPYILNMSHKSFTGRMPPSLRKLSHLESLDLSSNKLTGEIPVQLADDLTFLSVLNLSFNQ